A single region of the Triticum dicoccoides isolate Atlit2015 ecotype Zavitan chromosome 2B, WEW_v2.0, whole genome shotgun sequence genome encodes:
- the LOC119367899 gene encoding ETHYLENE INSENSITIVE 3-like 5 protein, whose amino-acid sequence MGSPSNDKPIPGLHQLPRPAMDRGKTKADPHAVAVAAEPDLQDESESESGSESIEIADLKKRMWKDQLLLMKLEGSPGHERRATGQRPGTDLAQAEKEAEMPESRYRRKAMLRAQDGVLRHMLRMMEVCNARGFVYGIVDETGMPVSGSSDSLRGWWKEDVGFERTGPTALAGPSTALESPGSSFLHGLLDIQDSTLGSLLSALIQHCEPPQRSFPLDRGLPPPWWPTGQEVWWGLQGETQAHQGPPPYRKPHDLKKAWKISLLSAVIKHLSPRFDQMRKLVWQSKRLQHRMSARDAETWSRVITQEEALDRQVQRALRITPLEEQPGDDDDKEPREAGRDLHVDKRKREVGNESTGGNVDSGRGRELVALPGIDGVAEADRNSIDELMKMYYSCLQGTDGGEQEIKDVAAGGGEQSNTSSAETGVLDAATVHDDMFDDFLSVADVVDMSDFPGSPIWHWGSSDLD is encoded by the coding sequence ATGGGAAGCCCCAGCAACGACAAACCTATTCCTGGCCTGCACCAGCTGCCACGGCCAGCCATGGACAGAGGCAAGACCAAGGCCGACCCCCATGCCGTGGCTGTTGCCGCCGAGCCGGACCTGCAGGACGAGAGCGAGTCCGAGTCAGGTTCAGAGTCTATCGAGATCGCGGACCTCAAGAAGCGCATGTGGAAGGACCAGTTGCTTCTCATGAAGCTCGAGGGCAGCCCGGGCCATGAACGGAGAGCAACCGGACAGAGGCCGGGCACGGACCTGGCCCAAGCAGAGAAGGAGGCAGAGATGCCGGAGTCACGGTACCGCCGCAAGGCGATGCTCCGGGCGCAGGACGGCGTCCTCCGGCACATGCTCAGGATGATGGAGGTGTGCAACGCGCGGGGGTTCGTGTACGGCATCGTGGACGAGACCGGCATGCCCGTGTCCGGCTCCTCCGAcagcctccgcggctggtggaaggAGGACGTTGGGTTCGAGCGGACGGGACCGACGGCCCTGGCCGGTCCGTCGACGGCACTCGAAAGCCCGGGGTCgtcgttcctccacgggctcctcgaCATCCAGGACAGCACACTGGGGTCCCTGCTCTCGGCGCTGATCCAGCACTGCGAGCCCCCGCAGCGGAGCTTCCCGCTGGACAGGGGACTGCCGCCACCATGGTGGCCGACGGGCCAAGAGGTCTGGTGGGGCCTGCAGGGCGAGACCCAGGCGCACCAGGGCCCACCGCCGTACCGGAAGCCTCACGACCTGAAGAAGGCGTGGAAGATCTCCCTGCTGAGCGCGGTGATCAAGCACCTGAGCCCGCGCTTCGACCAGATGCGCAAGCTCGTGTGGCAATCCAAGCGGCTGCAGCATAGGATGAGCGCCAGGGACGCCGAGACCTGGTCCAGGGTCATCACCCAGGAGGAGGCGCTCGACCGCCAGGTGCAGCGCGCCCTGCGGATCACGCCGCTCGAAGAGCAGCCAGGCGACGACGACGACAAGGAGCCGCGGGAAGCGGGACGCGACCTGCACGTCGACAAGCGCAAGCGAGAGGTTGGCAACGAGAGCACGGGAGGAAATGTCGACAGTGGCCGTGGCCGGGAGCTGGTTGCGCTGCCGGGCATTGACGGCGTCGCGGAGGCGGACCGCAACTCCATCGACGAGCTCATGAAGATGTACTACAGCTGTCTGCAGGGCACAGACGGCGGTGAACAGGAGATCAAGGACGTGGCGGCTGGAGGTGGGGAGCAGAGCAATACTTCCTCTGCTGAAACCGGCGTACTGGACGCGGCGACGGTGCACGATGACATGTTCGACGATTTTTTGAGCGTTGCCGATGTGGTGGACATGAGTGACTTCCCGGGCAGTCCGATCTGGCACTGGGGGAGTTCGGATTTGGATTAG